A single genomic interval of Hippoglossus stenolepis isolate QCI-W04-F060 chromosome 24, HSTE1.2, whole genome shotgun sequence harbors:
- the LOC118103469 gene encoding oxysterol-binding protein-related protein 11, protein MQAETAPIRPPESEAGKLDVVPQNKTPSSGRASAKSWQYSDHMENVDGYLMKYTNLVTGWQYRFFVLNNESGLLEYFVNEQSRPQKPRGMLPLAGAVISPSDEDSHTFTVNAISGEQYKLRATDAKERQHWVSRLQICTQHHTEAMGKTNPPPKSRSYSMASQGSGSSPMSMRRPSQNPNSLFGWSQVNKGSSLYSSKRSLLPDHLMDAREMMTQAQGQHRELIQSIEGLPAAPGLSPLDQDLLMLKATSMATMNCLNECLHILHLQQVARQRGSLGGPTIEWLEPKLPDILKNGSSSLGSFTTGEGQLEGSGLELSSPDSCSFSGEQEDIDAEDELEDALADKEEDLGAVEEERSVILHLLSQLKLGMDLTRVVLPTFILEKRSLLEMYADFMSHPDLFMAITDGSSPEDRMVRFVEYYLTSFHEGRKGAIAKKPYNPIIGETFHCSWKVPKKPEAATEPSQGGAEPPAPQDPYQVRFVAEQVSHHPPVSGFYAECQERRICVNTHVWTKSKFMGMSIGVSMIGEGCLNLLEHDEEYTFTLPCAYARSILTVPWVELGGKVNISCVKSGYSAVITFQTKPFYGGKLHKITGEVKHNTTNAVVCRVQGEWNGMLEFSYTSGETRVVDVTKLPVTRKLVRPVEKQGPTESRRLWQHVTESLRQKDIDKATEHKRILEERQRTEERHRAETETAWRTRYFDREGEGWIYHKPLWKNSAFKS, encoded by the exons ATGCAAGCGGAAACCGCGCCGATAAGACCCCCGGAGAGCGAGGCCGGGAAGCTGGATGTTGTCCCCCAGAACAAGACGCCGAGCTCGGGCAGAGCGAGTGCCAAGAGCTGGCAGTACAG TGACCACATGGAGAACGTGGACGGCTACTTGATGAAATACACCAACCTGGTGACGGGCTGGCAGTACCG GTTCTTTGTGTTAAACAATGAGTCGGGCCTGCTGGAGTACTTTGTCAACGAGCAGTCGCGGCCCCAGAAGCCCCGCGGCATGCTCCCCCTGGCCGGGGCCGTCATCTCCCCCAGCGACGAGGACTCGCACACCTTCACCGTCAACGCCATCAGCGGGGAGCAGTACAAGCTCCGGG CCACCGATGCCAAAGAGCGGCAGCACTGGGTGAGCCGGCTGCAGATCTgcacacagcaccacacagaGGCCATGGGGAAG ACTAATCCTCCTCCCAAGTCCCGGAGCTACTCGATGGCGTCGCAGGGCAGCGGCAGCTCGCCGATGTCCATGCGCCGCCCCAGCCAAAACCCCAACTCCTTGTTCGGCTGGTCGCAGGTCAACAAGGGCTCGTCGCTCTACTCCAGCAAGAGGTCGCTGCTGCCCGACCACCTCATGGACGCCAGAGAG atgATGACCCAGGCCCAGGGGCAGCACCGGGAGCTGATCCAGAGTATCGAGGGTCTGCCCGCCGCCCCCGGCCTCTCGCCTCTGGACCAGGATCTGCTGATGCTCAAGGCCACGTCGATGGCGACCATGAACTGCCTGAATGAGTGCCTGCACATCCTGCACCTGCAGCAGGTGGCCAGGCAGAGAGGCTCCCTGGGAG GACCCACCATCGAGTGGCTGGAGCCCAAGCTGCCCGACATCCTGAAGAACGGCAGCAGCTCCCTGGGCAGCTTCACCACAGGGGAGGGTCAGCTGGAGGGGAGCGGCCTGGAGCTCAGCAGCCCAgactcctgcagcttctctggg GAACAGGAAGACATAGACGCGGAGGATGAGCTGGAGGACGCCTTGGCAGACAAGGAGGAGGACCTGGGCGCCGTGGAGGAGGAGCGCAGCGTCATCCTACACCTGCTGTCCCAGCTGAAGCTCGGCATGGACCTCACACGG GTGGTCCTCCCCACCTTCATCCTGGAGAAGCGCTCCCTGCTGGAGATGTACGCCGACTTCATGTCTCACCCCGACCTCTTCATGGCCATCACCGACGGCAGCAGCCCGGAGGACCGCATGGTCCGGTTTGTGGAGTACTACCTCACCTCCTTCCACGAAGGCCGCAAGGGCGCCATCGCCAAGAAGCCCTACAACCCCATCATCGGCGAGACCTTCCACTGCTCCTGGAAGGTTCCCAAGAAACCAGAGGCCGCCACGGAGCCTTCACAGGGAGGCGCCGAGCCGCCCGCCCCCCAAGACCCCTACCAAGTGCGCTTTGTGGCCGAGCAGGTGTCCCACCACCCCCCCGTGTCTGGGTTTTACGCTGAATGCCAGGAGAGGAGGATTTGTGTGAACACGCACGTGTGGACCAAGAGCAAGTTCATGGGAATGTCCATCGGAGTGTCCATGATCGGCGAAG GTTGTCTGAACTTGCTGGAGCACGATGAGGAGTACACCTTCACGCTGCCCTGCGCTTACGCTCGCTCCATCCTCACCGTGCCCTGGGTGGAACTCGGCGGCAAAGTCAACATCAGCTGCGTCAAGTCGGGTTATTCAGCCGTCATCACGTTCCAGACGAAACCCTTTTATGGCGGGAAACTGCACAA AATCACGGGGGAGGTGAAGCACAACACCACCAACGCGGTGGTGTGTCGTGTGCAGGGCGAGTGGAACGGCATGTTGGAGTTCAGCTACACCAGCGGGGAGACGCGGGTGGTGGACGTCACCAAGCTGCCGGTCACGAGGAAGCTGGTTCGGCCGGTGGAGAAACAGGGACCAACCGAATCCAG GCGTCTGTGGCAGCACGTGACCGAGTCCCTGCGGCAGAAGGACATCGACAAAGCCACGGAGCACAAGCGGATTCTGGAGGAGCGGCAGCGGACGGAGGAGCGGCACCGAGCTGAGACCGAAACGGCCTGGAGGACCAGATACTTTGACAGAGAG GGCGAAGGCTGGATTTACCACAAACCACTTTGGAAAAACTCTGCGTTCAAATCCTAG
- the LOC118103470 gene encoding glycerol-3-phosphate dehydrogenase 1-like protein, which translates to MPGKKVCIVGSGNWGSSIAKIIGHNVKGSNRFDPMVNMWVYEEVMDGRKLTEIINTDHENVKYLPGHKLPRNVVAVPDITEAVKGTKILVFVIPHQFIAKLCDQMKPHITEGTIGISLIKGVDEGPDGLRLISDIIREKLEIEVSVLMGANIANEVADEKFCETTIGAKNEANGHIFKELLQTPNFRITVVTEGDTVELCGALKNIVAVGAGFCDGLGFGDNTKAAVIRLGLMEMIAFAKLFCRGPVTSSTFLESCGVADLITTCYGGRNRKVAEAFVRTSKSIAELEAEMLNGQKLQGPQTSAEVYKILLKKDMVNKFPLFAAVYQICFEGKEVKEFITCLQNHPEHM; encoded by the exons ATGCCTGGAAAGAAAGTCTGCATCGTGGGATCTGGAAACTG GGGCTCCTCCATCGCCAAGATCATCGGGCACAATGTGAAGGGGTCCAACCGCTTCGACCCCATGGTCAACATGTGGGTGTATGAGGAGGTGATGGACGGCAGGAAGCTCACGGAGATCATCAACACCGACCACGAGAACGTCAAATACCTGCCGGGTCACAAGCTGCCCAGGAATGTG GTCGCCGTCCCCGACATCACAGAGGCCGTCAAAGGAACAAAGATCCTCGTCTTCGTCATCCCGCACCAGTTCATCGCCAAACTCTGTGACCAGATGAAGCCCCACATCACCGAGGGAACCATCGGGATATCGCTCATCAAG GGTGTGGACGAGGGCCCAGACGGCCTGAGGCTGATCTCAGACATCATCCGAGAGAAGCTGGAGATCGAGGTCAGCGTCCTGATGGGAGCCAACATCGCCAACGAGGTGGCAGACGAGAAGTTCTGTGAAACCACCATCG GAGCAAAGAACGAGGCAAACGGACACATCttcaaagagctgctgcagactcCCAACTTCCGCATCACCGTGGTGACGGAGGGTGACACGGTGGAGCTGTGTGGAGCCTTAAAG AACATCGTGGCCGTAGGCGCTGGGTTCTGCGACGGCCTCGGCTTCGGCGACAACACCAAAGCGGCGGTGATCAGGCTGGGTCTCATGGAGATGATCGCCTTCGCCAAGTTGTTCTGCAGAGGCCCGGTGACCTCGTCCACGTTCCTGGAGAGCTGCGGCGTGGCCGACCTCATCACCACCTGCTACGGGGGACGCAACCGCAAAGTGGCCGAGGCCTTCGTCCGAACCTCCAAG TCCATCGCTGAGCTGGAGGCGGAGATGCTGAACGGCCAGAAGCTTCAGGGTCCACAGACGTCAGCTGAGGTTTATAAGATCCTGCTGAAGAAAGACATGGTCAACAA gtttcCTCTGTTTGCAGCCGTCTACCAGATCTGCTTCGAGGGCAAAGAGGTGAAAGAGTTCATCACCTGCCTCCAGAATCACCCTGAGCACATGTGA